From Drosophila subpulchrella strain 33 F10 #4 breed RU33 unplaced genomic scaffold, RU_Dsub_v1.1 Primary Assembly Seq354, whole genome shotgun sequence, the proteins below share one genomic window:
- the LOC119560058 gene encoding pyridoxine/pyridoxamine 5'-phosphate oxidase — protein sequence MSSVLVQKVWSTLWSAGSVSRFRLHVSHVSHQVNHVASEEQRIYDEPYVIFQNWLMAAQREAPQVRPRLACMATVDKSGEPVTRLTSIEEVSANGITFFTTLGSRQAGEISANPHVSLHFNWAPLMRSVRIAGSAHQLTEEQALDQFRRYPRHVQMGITHGPRYAAADWQSRSGLFARIVQRLNTWLGKQPEEIQMPPNWGGYLLTPSLFEFGMLSGQKAGRTRVRFRRCLEMPRGTRVGNIQAERQDWVYDSCEEN from the exons ATGTCGTCCGTTCTAGTACAAAAGGTTTGGAGCACGCTTTGGTCGGCGGGATCTGTAAGCCGCTTTCGGCTGCACGTGAGCCATGTTTCCCACCAGGTGAACCACGTAGCCAGCGAGGAGCAGCGCATCTACGACGAGCCTTACGTGATCTTCCAGAACTGGTTGATGGCCGCCCAGCGAGAGGCGCCTCAAGTGCGACCGCGACTTGCCTGCATGGCCACTGTGGACAAGTCCGGCGAGCCCGTGACCCGTTTGACCAGCATCGAGGAGGTGAGCGCCAACGGAATCACCTTCTTCACGACCCTCGGCAGTCGGCAGGCGGGCGAGATAAGCGCCAACCCGCACGTATCGCTGCACTTCAACTGGGCGCCGCTCATGCGCAGTGTCCGGATAGCAGGATCCGCCCACCAGCTGACGGAGGAGCAGGCTCTGGATCAGTTCCGCCGGTACCCGCGTCACGTCCAGATGGGCATCACCCACGGACCACGATATGCGGCGGCCGACTGGCAATCCCGGTCAGGATTATTTGCGCGGATCGTACAGCGCCTAAACACCTGGCTAGGCAAGCAGCCGGAGGAGATCCAAATGCCACCGAATTGGGGAGGATACCTCCTGACGCCCAGTCTCTTCGAATTCGGCATGCTTAGCGGACAAAAGGCCGGGAGGACTCGGGTGCGATTCCGTCGCTGCCTTGAAATGCCCAGG GGAACAAGAGTTGGTAACATTCAAGCAGAGAGACAGGATTGGGTCTATGATTCGTGTGAGGAAAATTAG
- the LOC119560059 gene encoding pyridoxine-5'-phosphate oxidase, which produces MKFLQTIRRMSQGTSEAVPLSALRLKYHERKDAFLEDNIEVKNPFCVFRDWLDLALKTPEILEPNAAALATVSAEGKPSNRYVLVKEATAEGFTFFTNYGSRKADEIKSNPNVAISFYWLPLRRSVRIEGVAEKISPEDSLKYFHQRPRASQIGAAASPQSQRIPSRRYLDEVETGIKAQLGPDGEVPLPNWGGYLVRPDLIEFWQGQTDRLHDRIRFRRGALVESEVDGKLVHKGEDGWVYERLAP; this is translated from the exons A TGAAGTTTCTGCAGACAATTCGCAGGATGAGCCAAGGAACTTCGGAGGCGGTGCCGCTGTCGg CACTTCGCCTTAAGTACCATGAACGCAAGGACGCCTTTCTGGAGGACAATATCGAGGTGAAAAATCCGTTCTGCGTGTTTCGTGACTGGTTGGACTTGGCCCTGAAAACACCGGAGATTCTGGAGCCCAATGCCGCCGCCTTGGCCACCGTGAGCGCTGAGGGCAAGCCCTCCAATCGCTATGTGCTGGTCAAGGAAGCCACCGCCGAGGGATTCACCTTCTTCACCAACTACGGAAGTCGCAAGGCGGACGAGATCAAGTCCAATCCCAATGTGGCCATATCCTTCTACTGGCTGCCTTTGCGACGAAGTGTCCGCATCGAGGGCGTGGCCGAGAAGATCTCGCCGGAGGACTCCCTCAAGTACTTCCACCAGCGACCCAGGGCCAGTCAAATTGGAGCCGCTGCCAGCCCGCAAAGCCAGCGGATCCCATCGCGGAGATACTTGGACGAGGTAGAGACGGGAATCAAGGCGCAACTGGGTCCCGATGGAGAGGTTCCACTGCCGAACTGGGGCGGCTATCTGGTGCGTCCCGACCTCATTGAATTCTGGCAGGGTCAGACCGATCGCCTCCACGACCGCATCCGCTTCAGACGAGGTGCTTTAGTGGAATCCGAGGTCGACGGGAAGCTGGTCCACAAGGGAGAGGATGGCTGGGTCTACGAGCGGCTGGCTCCCTAA